Proteins from a single region of Paramormyrops kingsleyae isolate MSU_618 chromosome 9, PKINGS_0.4, whole genome shotgun sequence:
- the tmem147 gene encoding BOS complex subunit TMEM147 — MTLFHFGNCFALAYFPYFITYKCSGLSEYNAFWRCVQAGATYLFVQLCKMLFLATFFPTWEGGAGVYDFVGEFMKATVDLADLLGIHLVMSRNAGKGEYKIMVAAMGWATAELVMSRCIPLWVGARGIEFDWKYIQMSFDSNISLVHYIAMAAVVWMFTRYDLPKSFRLPVTVLLGLCVYKAFLMELFVHVFMLGSWTALLLKAVLTGGISLCSLFLFISLVHSN; from the exons ATGACGTTGTTTCATTTTGGGAACTGTTTTGCTTTGGCATATTTCCCATATTTCATTACCTACAAGTGCAGTGGACT ATCAGAGTACAATGCTTTTTGGAGATGTGTTCAGGCTGGTGCTACTTATCTTTTTGTGCAGCTCTGTAAG ATGCTGTTCCTTGCCACATTTTTCCCCACCTGGGAAGGTGGTGCTGGTGTGTATGACTTTGTTGGG GAATTCATGAAGGCTACTGTGGATTTGGCTGACCTTCTGGGAATTCACTTGGTCATGTCCAGGAATGCTGGCAAGGGAGAGTACAAAATAATGGTGGCAGCCATGGGCTGGGCCACTGCAGAGCTAGTCATGTCCCG GTGTATACCTTTGTGGGTGGGGGCTCGGGGAATTGAATTTGATTGGAAGTACATTCAGATGAGCTTTGATTCCAACATCAGCCTG GTGCACTATATTGCCATGGCAGCAGTGGTGTGGATGTTTACAAGATACGACCTGCCAAAAAGCTTTCGCCTGCCTGTGACTGTCCTGTTGGGATTGTGTGTTTATAAGGCCTTCTTGATGGA GTTGTTTGTGCATGTCTTCATGCTGGGAAGCTGGACGGCGCTGTTGCTGAAGGCTGTGCTCACTGGAGGCATCTCCCTCTGCTCGCTCTTCCTCTTCATCAGTCTTGTACATAGTAACTAA
- the sult2st3 gene encoding sulfotransferase family 2, cytosolic sulfotransferase 3, whose product MNDDRKYLVYHGLLLPKETHNEDSLMYAAELQIRDDDIFVLTYPKSGTTWMQEILPLLLNGGDLTPVETIPNWDRVPWLEETRAALVLKNQTLPRAMVSHLPYNLMPRTFFTSKAKVIYITRNPKDVVVSSFYFHKMASFLDDPGTFDEFLDKFLSGQVLFGKWTDHVKSWRNTDLGDRILYINYEDLVKDLTGALCKISQFLGRKHTPEILQKVAMHCSFSNMKNNSMSNYSLVPQDIMDRSKSSFMRKGIVGDWKNHFSPEQEEKFTTILKEEMKGTSFKLD is encoded by the exons ATGAACGACGATCGGAAATATTTAGTTTATCATGGGCTTTTACTTCCAAAAGAGACTCATAATGAAGACAGTCTGATGTACGCTGCGGAATTGCAAATTCGAGATGATGATATTTTTGTATTGACATACCCGAAGTCCG GTACCACATGGATGCAAGAGATTCTCCCATTGCTTCTAAATGGAGGAGACCTAACACCAGTTGAGACTATACCAAACTGGGATCGGGTTCCTTGGTTGGAGGAGACCAGGGCTGCTCTGGTTCTGAAAAATCAAACCCTTCCGCGAGCCATGGTCTCTCACCTGCCGTATAATCTCATGCCTCGCACATTCTTCACCTCCAAAGCCAAG GTCATTTACATCACCCGCAATCCAAAGGACGTAGTAGTGTCATCTTTTTACTTCCACAAGATGGCGAGCTTTCTTGATGATCCAGGAACTTTTGATGAATTCCTGGACAAGTTTCTTTCTGGGCAAG tGTTGTTTGGAAAGTGGACAGATCATGTAAAAAGCTGGAGGAACACTGATTTGGGAGACAGaattttatacataaattatGAAGATTTGGTGAAG GATCTAACAGGAGCACTTTGCAAAATCTCACAGTTCCTGGGAAGGAAACACACTCCAGAGATATTACAGAAAGTGGCCATGCACTGCTCCTTCAGCAACATGAAAAACAATAGTATGTCAAATTACTCCCTGGTGCCACAAGACATTATGGACCGCAGCAAGTCATCCTTCATGAGGAAAG GGATTGTTGGTGATTGGAAGAACCATTTTAGCCCAGAACAGGAGGAAAAATTTACAACAATCCTAAAGGAGGAAATGAAAGGAACATCCTTTAAATTGGATTGA